The window GCTACCGAACCAGGTAGTGGAATATTGAACCGACCGGCCCGGTTGTCGGCCTCGAAGGAGGCCCCGAGTGAACACGACCTACGACGCCACGTACTACGCCCATGGAACACCGGCGGAGCGCTGGGAGCGCGCGCAGTTGTTCTTCGACGCCAAGGACTACGCCGCCGCCGCGCGCGTCCTGGTCGGGCTGGTCGAGGAGGTGCCCGAGCAGACCGGGCCGCGGCTGCTGCTGGCGCGCTCCTACTACCACTCGGCCCAACTGTGGCGTGCGGAGAGCGAGTTGCGGACGATCGTCGAGCGTGACCCCGTCGAGCACTACGCCCGGCTGATGCTCGGCCGTACGCTCCAGCGACAGGGGCGGTACGAGGAGGCGGAGTCGCATCTGCGGATCGCCTCGGCTCTCGCGGGCGACTTCGAGCAGAGCTGAGGCTCTTCCAGCAACTCTGACTGTCGGTGATACGAGCGGTGCCCGGCTCGCTAGGGAGCCGGGCACCGCTCGTATCAGAGGGCCTTCCGCTACTGCGCGGGCGTCCCGGTTCCGTACGACCGCCGTCCCCGCCGGTAGGCGATCTCGCCCAGCAGGATGTCGACGGCGAGGAAGGCCGCCAGCGGGATGCCGAACAGCGGCAGGAAGTAGCCGAGCACCGCGACCCCGGCGAGCAGCGGGACCAGGATCTGCGGCGGTACCTGCTGCCAGGCGCCGCGCGGGATCGGCCGGCCGAAGGCGGAGCCGCGGCCGCGCTGCCACCACATGCGGTAGCCCCACACGATCAGCAGGATCAGGGAGAGCGTGAGCAGCATCAGGACGATCTGGTTGGCCAGGCCGAACAGGATGCCGGTGTGCAGGTCGATGCCCCACCGGGTGAGCTTCGCCAGGACGGGGTAGTCGGCGAACCGCAGCACGTCCATGACCTCGCCGTTGGACGGGTCGATCGCGACAGTGTCCTGCTTCGTGGGCCA of the Streptomyces koelreuteriae genome contains:
- a CDS encoding tetratricopeptide repeat protein, coding for MNTTYDATYYAHGTPAERWERAQLFFDAKDYAAAARVLVGLVEEVPEQTGPRLLLARSYYHSAQLWRAESELRTIVERDPVEHYARLMLGRTLQRQGRYEEAESHLRIASALAGDFEQS